Within the Gloeobacter kilaueensis JS1 genome, the region TCTCGCGCAGTTCGCTGCGCTTTTGGATATTGAGGCGGCTGAAGTTGTCCCACATCTTTTGAAAAAAATCGCTCCAGCGGCGCGGGTCGGTGTCGCCGTCGTTGAAGTGAACGGCGTATTTTTCTTGTTCGACCAGCACAAAGCGCTGCAGGTTCTCAAACGGGATCTGCAGGTCGTTGCGGCGCTTGCGCAGGCCGGCTATCCAGTCGGCGACTTCTTTGCTGTAGGGCTTGGAGTTGTCGCCCATCGCAAGCGAGTCGAGCAGCTGGTGCTGGTTGTCCGATTCGGCGAGCATCAACCCCGGCAGCACCTCGGTCTTAATGAGATCGCGCATCGCCGTGGGCGAAGGGGTCGGATTCTGCCACCAGCGCACCACCTGGCCTGCCAATCTGGAAGCGCAGGCGTTGATCACCCGCTCCACCGGAAACTGGATGCTCGACAGGCCAAAGGTGATGAAGCTCTGGGGATAGCCCAGCGGGTCCGGGCTCGACCAGTGCTTGCGGATGTTGTCGCGCACCAGCTTCTTGTACTGGCTGAAACCAGAAGAAAAATCAAGAAAGATATTTTGGGCCACCATCTCGAGCACCGCTTCGAGGGTGGCGAAGGTGACCTTGTTGTTGGAATTGCCGACCAGGTAGCAGAAGTTAAAAGGCACGTCGCGGCTCGCTTGATCGCCGATGCGGTCGGAGGGCGAGGTGCTGTACTGGGCCTCGAAGCGCGTGTCGTTTCGGCTGTAATAATCCAGTTCCATCAAAGCGGCGTAGGCGTTGGCCACTACCCGGTCCCCCAGCCCCGAGAACGCTCCCGGCAGCACCAGGTAGGCCGACGACTGCGGCAAGTCCGAAGGCGGCACCCAGTCGCGCAGGTTGTAGGCCAGGTCCAGCAGCATTCCTGAGCCCGTACCGCCGGAGAGCGAGCCGACCACAAAGATATTGATGCCCTGGTCGAGCTGCACCTTCCAGGTATCGAGCATGTACTTCTCGTAGCCCCGAATCCGGCTGCGCGCCGCCGCAAAAGCCCCCTTGATCTGCTGGTAGTTGACCGCAAACGCGAAGCGGCCCAGAGCCCGGATCTGACCGGCTCCCGCCAGGATCGAATCGGTGCCTTTAAGCTGGGTTGGAAACCACTCCGCCAGGTACGGATAGGAACCGATCCGGCTTAGGATCGACTTGGCGTCTTCGACTTTTGTCCAGACCTGCTCGACGGGTCTCAGCGAGATGTCCTGCTTGAGCACGGTCTGGGGCTCAGAAACTTTTGCGTTCTGCTCGGTGTCGAGGTGCAAAAACGAGACGATCGGCAGCGCGTCGAGCGTCCCGTAGGACTCGACGATCATCCGCCGGATTTTGATCATGATTTCTTTGCCAGTGCCGCCGATGCCAATGATCACCGTCGGGGTCATCCCGGTATATTCAGCCATCGCCGCTCCCGTCTATTCCCCTTAAAACTAGCTGATCCGGGCGAGCTTCCGTAATTGGAGAGAGGGCCGGGCACTCTTGCTCTGCTAGAATTAAGGCTTGTAAAGAATTGTGAGCTTTTGTGTAATGGACACGTCCCTGGAGACCGTGCGCGAACAGCTGGCCAGTACCGATCCCAGTCAGCGGATGCGGGCGCTGGTGGCTCTGCGCTTTTTTAGCGACGAGGAGGCGGTACCGCTGCTCTACCAGGCGATTCAGGATCCGATACCGCTGGTGCGCGTCTATGCGGCCATCGGCCTGGGCAAAAAGAAGGGCAAGGACAACTTCGATCTGCTCACCCAGCTATTGAACAACGACAGAGATCCCTCGGTGCGGGCAGAGGCGGCGGGTTCTCTAGGATCGCTGGGCGATCTGCGCGCCGTCGATTATCTGCTGCGGGCCTACTACGAGGACATCGACTGGATCGTGCGCTACAGCGCCGTCGTCTCCCTCGGTCAGCTGCGCGACGAGCGGGGTTATACGGTGCTGCGCGACGCCCTCACCAGCGCCACCGACATGATCCGCGACGCCGCGATCAGTGCCCTCGGTGAACTCAGCGACAGCCGTGCCCTCGACGTGCTCCTGCCCCTCGTCTCCAACAGCGATCCGGAGGTGCGCCGCCGGGTGGCCCAGGCGCTCGGCCTCATCGCCACCGAACAGTGCCGCGCTCCCCTGTCCTACCTCAGCCGCGATGACGACAAGAACGTCGCGGAATTTGCCCGCTACTATCTTGAAAACCTCGACGAAAAACCGAAAACCCAGTAAAAGCTTTTATGCCCCCCTGTTTGAGTGAAATATCGGGCGAGGGGGAGGGGTTTTTGCTAACCGGCTAAGTTCACAGCAAACAATTTTCTGGCTGAACGCTGCCTGCGCCAGCGTTGGGTAGAATCGGCAACAACGACCCGGAGTCTGGTAGAGGCAACTTCCAGACCAGATGGAGCGATTTGTGAAAATATTCTTGCAGCAACTGAGGTTGAGAAGCGCTTCTGGCTGTATCTCTCTTGAGATAGAGAGTCGCGTCTCAAGAGAATGGTACATTTCGTTTTAGAAAAGACCTGCAGAGGATTCTATAGATCTCTGGCTATTCAAAATCGTTCCACAATCCCTTTACTTGGGTGAATTTCTGGGCACATTAGTAACGCTTTACCTATTATTTTATTTGGCGCTGTGCATTTTTCAACCGAAGTTCTTGCCTGTAGGTGACAGGGGGTCAACCAACATGCCGGTCATTCTTGACGTGTTAACAGACAGCCTTCACTTTTTTTCCTTCGCCTTTCTGCTGGCCGTTCTTCTGACGATCTTTGACCGGACCGTCAAGCGCAAAGCGGCGCTCGGTGAATGGCCCGCCCTCCTCGCCGTCCACCTTCCGGCGGCGGCCCTCAGCCGCTTTTTTGCCACTCACGGCTGGGAGTTTCTGGTGCCCCTCGGCGTCAATGCCGTCGCCTATCTGCTGGTGCGGCCCCTGATGCGCCCCTTTCGACCCTCCGGGCGATTGTTGTTCCTCACCAACACTCTGTTCATCGTCAGTTCTCTCGCCTGGGGCATCGCCTTTGCCGCCGGGCTTGAAATCAGTCTGCCCACGAGACTCTTGCTGTTCGCCAGCTATCCGCTCTTGATCCTCAGTCTGCCCATCGGCGTCGTGGCGATGATCGAGCAGTGGGAAGTGCTGGCGCGGGAGCACTGGCTGCGTCCGCGCACGATTCGACCGCTAGGCCAGCGCGAGGAGTATCCGCGCGTCTGCCTGCAGGTGCCCTGCTACGCCGAGCCGCCGGAGGTCGTGATCCAGACGCTCGATCGGCTGGCGGCCCTCGATTATCCCAACTTCGAGGTCATGGTGATCGACAACAACACCAAAGATCCCGAGTTGTGGAAGCCTCTTGAGGCCCACTGTGAGCGGTTGGGCGAGCGCTTTCGCTTCTTCCACGTCGATCCGCTGGCTGGGGCAAAGGCAGGAGCGCTCAATTTTGCCCTGCGCCACACGCCGAGCGAGGTCGAGATTGTCGGTGTAATCGACGCGGACTATCATGCCGAGGCCGATTTTCTCAGCGCCCTTCTGGGGCACTTCGACGATCCGCGCATGGGCTTCGTCCAGACGCCCCACGACTACCGCGACTGGCAAAGAAGCCCCTACCAGCGCCTGTGCTACTGGGAGTACAAGACCTTTTTTGCGACGACGATGCCCAGCCTCAACGAAAAGGATGCCGGGCTCACCGTCGGCACGATGTGCCTGATTCGCCGCCGGGCGCTCGAAGAGGCAGGGGGCTGGTCGGAGTGGTGCCAGACCGAAGATTCGGAGCTGGCCATCCGCATCCACGCCGCCGGTTACACTTCGGTCTACGTGCCCCAGACCTTTGGCCGGGGGCTGATTCCTGAGACCTTCGCCGGTTACAAAAAGCAGCGCTTCCGCTGGACCTATGGCCCGGTGCAGGAGTTCAAGCACCACCTCAAGCTCTTTTTGCCGGGGCGCTGGGCAGAGCCTTCTGCCCTCCGGCCCCTCCAGAAGCTGCACCACATGAACCACGGCCTCGGCCCCTTCACCACCGGCCTCAACTTTTTGCTGTTGCCGGTGATGCTGGCGGTGGTGGCCTCGATGGTCATCCATCATGAAGTGATCGCCGCGCCGCCGACTCTGTGGCTCGCTTCGAGCACGTCCCTGGTGGGAAGCTGGCTTTTAAGCTGGCTCATCTACCGCAGCGAGATGGGATGTTCGCTGCGCGATGCGCTGGGGGCGATGCTTGCCAAGCAGGCCCTCAGCCACACGATGATCATGGCGAGCGTGCGGGGGCTTTTTACCGACCGCATTCCCTGGCGGCGGACCAACAAGTTCAAGTCGCTGCCCAGCGGCCTGCAGGCGCTCGCCTCCGTCAAAGCTGAGTTGCTGTTGGGTCTGGGCTGCCTCGGTCTGGGCTGTGTCCTCGCGCTCCACCAGCGTCCGGGCAGCCTGGCTCACATGCTCGGTCTGGGCTTTATCCTCCAGAGCTTTGCTTATCTACCGGCTCCGCTGCTTGCCCTTATCGCCGAGGGCGAGATCCAGAAGGCCCACAGGCCACTGGTTGTCCGGCGGCCCGCCTGGCAGCTGTCGGGCCGGGCTCTGGCAGGCTCTGCCCTGGGTGGGGTGGCAGCGGCGGCGCTGGTCGCCCTGGGCCTGCAGGCACCCGCTAACCAGCCTGCAAGAACCGCCCTACCGGTCCAAAAGGCGCGGCCTGCAACGACAGCACAAATTCAGCCGCGCATTGCCACGGCGGTTGCCGGCACACCGGAGCATCCGCCGCTGGCAGCCCACACCTTCCGCGAACCAGGACGGGATATAGTGGCGGCGCTTCCCCAAAGAAGTGCGCCGCCTGCACCAGCGGCGCAGCGGGCTGAGGCCAGACGCTCAGCACCCCTCGCCACCGGCCAAAACCCGCAAAAAGTTGCAGCACCCCCCGGCGGTGAACCGGAGCAGACCCAACCCGCCGACGCAGAGCTGGCACTGATTCCGGCGGAGGAGCCGACTACAGCCATTCAGCTACTGGCGGTCACCACCCCGGCGGTTCCCAACTGCTACGATCCCCAGCTCAAGGCGCGCGACTACCGCTGCTTCAACCGCAAAAATTAAAGTGCGCCTGGCACCGGACCGGGGCGGTAGAATCTTCTGCCGTCCTGGTTTGCTTAAAGGTGCTCTTGAAAGAAGCGGGCGGTGCGCTCTTCGAGCCGGATGCGCACCTGCGGGTCGGGAACCATGTGGGTAAGACCGCTCAAGGGGAGGATTTGATGGTCGCGCCCGGCACGGAACAGGGCGTCGGAGAGCTTCAGCGAGTGCAAGAAGAACACGTTGTCGTCGCTGGTGCCATGGACGATGAGCAGGGGCCGCTCCAACTTGGCGGCGTAGGTGAGCAGCGAACTTTGCTCGTAGCCTTGCGGGTTGTCCGCAGGCAGGCCCAGGTAGCGCTCGGTGTAGTGGGTATCGTAGTCGAGCCAATCGACCACCGGCGCGCCGGCCACCGCCGCCTTGAAGATGTCCGGGCGGCGCAGCACGGCGAGGGCAGACATGTAGCCGCCGAAGGACCAGCCGGTGATCCCGACCCGGCTGAGATCCAGCTCGTGAAGGCGCTTGCCCAGGGCCTTCAACGCACTTACCTGATCGTCCAGGGGGATAGCTGCGAAGTTACCGGCGATCGCCCGCTCCCAGTCCCGGCCCCGACCGGGCGTGCCGCGTCCATCGATCGAGACGACGATGAAGCCCTGGTCAGCCAGCCACTGGGGGCGCAGGTAGTTGACCATCGTCGCACTCACCTTCTGGGCACCGGGTCCGCCGTAGACATCGACGATCACCGGATAGCGCCGGGCCGGATCGAAGTTCTGGGGCCGCACCAGGCTGCAATAGAACGTCAACTGCTCCGGGGTGGTGACCTGAACGATTTCGCTATGGGGAATAAAAGGCGATTCGAGGGCGACCGAAGGCAGAGCCCCGATCCGCCTGCCCTCGCGGTCATAGACACTCCAGTTCGTCAGCGTTCGCGGATTGCTCTCACTGCGCACCGAGAGCGAAAAGTCCTTTGCAAAGAGGGCAAGGTGTTGCCCCTGGCCGCTGGTGAGCGCCTCCGGCTTCCCGCCATCCAGCGGGACGCGAGAAATCTGGGTGGTAGTCGGATCCGGACCAAATTGATAGTAGACCTGGCGGGTCCGCTCATCGACTGCCAGAGCGTTCTTTTCGGGAATATAGCCGCTCGTGGCGGGCAGCAGCACCCGCACCAACTGCCCCCGCCGGTCCCGCAATTCCAGTTGCGGGCCGCCCTCGCGCTCGCTGGTCCACAAAAATCCCGAGCCGTCCACAAGCCAGCGCGGCGTCTGCTGATCGAGGTTCAGCCAGGCCGGATCGCTCTCGCTCAGCAGCAATTCGCTCTGGCCAGTGGTTGTGTCCACCGCCAGCACCTGTTCCTGGCGCTGGTGCCGGTCCTGGACGACCAGGGTGAGCGGCCCGCCCTGCTCCCACTTGACGGTGGCCAGATAGGGAAAGCGTGCCCGCTCCCAGCTTACCCAGGTGGTCCGGCCCCCCCCAGCCGGTAGAATTCCAAGCCTGACTGAGACGTTGGCCTTGCCGGGGCGCGGATAGCGCTGGGCATAAATTTCAGCGCCGGGCTTGGCCGGATCGCTCGGATGCCACGCCTCGACGCCGCTGGCGTCCGCCTCCTCGTAGGCGATGAAGCGGCTGTCGGGCGACCACCAGTAGCCTGTAAAGCGGTCCATCTCCTCCTGGGCGACAAATTCGGCCAGGCCGTGGGTCAGTTCGTCGCTGGCCCCTTCGGTGAGTCGCCGCTCTTTGCCCCCCGCCAGATCGAAGGCGTAGAGATCGCCTTCGAGGACGTAGGCCACCTGGGTACCGTCGGGTGAAAAGCGCGGATCGAGCAGGGTGCCGGGGCTGGTGGCGAGCTTCTGGACGCTGCCACGGTTGCGGGTGTAGACGAACAGTTGCCCCGAGAGGCTCACCAGCACCTTGGAACCGTCCTCGCTTAGATCGAAGCTGGTGATGCCGGTGGTGCTCACCCGCATCCGCTCGCGCCGGGCCTTCTCCTCGGGCGAGAGCTGCTCGTCGCTGCTCCCTGAGAGCTTTTCGGGAGAGAGCACCTCGCGGGCCGTGCCGCTCACCGGATCAAATTCGTAGAGGCTCAGCCGGGGCGAGCGCGCCTCGGAGCGCAAAAACAGCACCCCCTGGCCGCCGGGGAGCGGGCGGGCGCGCAGGGGCCGCCCGAGGCTGAAGCCGCGCGTCACCGCGTAGTCGCTCAAAAAATTTGGCGTATTCAAGGTCGAGGCGATCTTTGGTACAGGGGCAGACAAACCGAGGCTGCTCCCGCCCAGCAGGCAGGAGCAGACCAGGACCATCGAGAGTATCGGGCGCATGAGGGAAGTGTAACCAAATTGTCGGCCTTCCCGCTGCGCCCGCTGCCCAAAAACTGCCCTTAGAGCGCCTTGCAGACAAAGACCTCTTCGCTGCCGAAGGTACTGCCGGTGCGGTGGACCACCGGTTTGCCCTCCTGCAACTGCAGGTCTTTGATCGGGGCGACGACGGAGGCCGCCACCAGGCCGACGCACAATTCTGCCGGTTTGCCCACCGCCTGGGGGGGCAGGTTGATGCTCACTCTGGTGCTGTAGCTTTTGCCCGGCGAAAGGAGCGTAAAGCTATAGAGCGGCGGGAAGGTGGGCGAGAGCAGGCCAAGGCCAAATTGTCCGACGCGGATGCGATCGCCCGGCAGGACCGCGATGCGCCCCGGATTGAGGTCGTCCGGCGTCTTGGTGGCGTCGCTGCTCACAGCGTTGATCAGGACCACTTTTTCTTTTGAGCGGTTTACGATCTCGAAGCTGACTTCGAGGCGCTCTTTGGTGGCAGTGTGGTTCTGCACCGTCAGGGCAAATTCGGCGGCGTTCGGCTTGCCGGCAGGGACACCTGTCCCCTCGGCCAGAACGGTAGAAGGATCTTGCATGGTTGACACACTTCCTTGCTGAGTGCGGTTGGCTGATGTCGATGACTGGCAGGCAGCGAGAGCCTGGGCGCAGAGGAGCCCGGCGACGATCGCTGCCGAGCAGAGGGAGGTTTGTGCGATTCTCACAGCAGATAAACTCCGGCGATTACGTCAGAGGACCGGTGTAGTTGGGCCGCTGTTGCCGCCCCAATTCGTCGCTGATGCCCCGCTCGGTCGCGTAGGTCGGGTTGTCGCGCGAGGCCGGGGTGGCCGGGTTGTTGTCGTTGTCGAAGGGCACACCCTGGTTGGGCAGACCGACCGCCTGCCGCTCGTCGTTGTTGGCCGAGCCTGCCGGTTCGTCCGCGCCGGTGTAGGTGCCGGACTGCAGGGTGCCGGAGGTGATGTTCCAACCGTGGGACATCTCGTGGTAGAGCACCTCGAAGGGCGTCTCCTCCTTGCCGCCGATCTCGACGTTGATGTTGGGGTTGTAGCCGATCGTCACATCCTGACCGGCGGCGGGGTTGCCGCTCGCATCGAGGAAGGGATTGTTGCCCACCCCCCGGCCTGCCCAGTCGGCGTAGCCGTTGTCTACGTCGATCTGCCGGAAGGTGACGTTCTGGCCGGTGTTGTCGATGTCGCGCAGAAGCTGCTGGCCGTTCACCGACGAGCGCATCAGATCGAGGTCGTCTTCGACCCGGTCGCGGAAGGCCGCCTGCTCGTCGCCCGAGAGCGCCCGTGCGTCGGGGGTGTCCGGGTTGCCATCGACGTCGGCGTTGGTGTCAAAGGAGATGTTGCTGCCCAGGGTAGAGTCGAACTCCACCGCCACCGTGCGGTTGGTGCCCGCCCCGCCGTCGGTGCGATCGCTGCTGTCGGCGTAGAGCGTATCGTCGCCGCTGCTGCCCACGAGTCGGTCCTTGCCTTCGCCGCCGTTGAGGGTATCGTTGCCTTCGCCCCCCAGAACGGCGTCGTTGCCCCGACCGCCGGAGACAAAATCATCGCCGGTGCCGCCGCTCACGGTGTCGTCGCCTTTGCCGCCTTCGAGATAATCGTTGCCAGCATCGCCGGAGACCAGATCTTTGCCCTGGCCGCCGTAGATCGTGTCGTCGCCGTCGTTGCCGTAGAGTTCGTCGTCGCCTTTGCCGCCATCGATGTAGTCGCGGTCGGCTCCCCCAGAGATCAGATCGTTGCCGTCGCCGCCGATGAGCCGGTCTTTGCCCGCGCCGCCCCGCAGGTAATCGTTGCCCTGGCCGCCGTCGATAAAGTCCTTGCCCGCACCGCCGCTGATGTCGTCGTTGCCCGCACCGCCCTCGATGCGGTCATCGCCCGAGCCGCCGCTGATCCGGTCGTTGCCGTCGCCGCCCACCAGGTGCATGGCGTTGTGCACGCTCGCGTCTACCCGGATCGTGTCATCGCCCTTACCGCCGTCGATCGTGAGGTGATCGGCGTCGGCCCCCAGGTAGTCGTGCCCCCGGCCCCGGCCATCGCGGACGGTGACGCCATCGATGTTGCCGTCGTGGTCGCAGTGGGAGGTGACGTTGAAGGTGTCGTTGCGATCGCCGCCTGCGAGGGTGATGTTGCCCTTCGCGTCGCGGGTCTCGCTAAAAGAAGGCCCAGCTGGTGCCGCGCCCAGGGGAGCGGTGGGGGTCGAAGCGACGGTAGCGTCGTCTGGGGAAGTATCCGGTACAAAAGTCGGCAGGTCCATATCCAGGGCCGGAGCATCCCCATTGAGATCTTGATCGCCGGTGCTGAAGGGCTGATCGATGTCCAGTGCTGGAGCCTCTGCGTTCAGATCCTGATCGCCCGTACTGAAGGGAGCGTCCTCCAGACCAAAGTTGAGGCCGCCCATCTCTTGATCGAAGCTGTCGCCGAACGGATTACCGCCGTCCTGGCCCTGCCAGTCGAAGTCTTGCCCCCCGGCAGCGGGATCCTGTTCATCAAAAGCAGTATATACTAAATTTGGATCATAGTCCGTGCTCTCGGTGTCCAGCAGGCCCAGAGGCAGATCACCCGATTCGGCCCCGGCAGGTTCGCCCTCAGTGCCTTCTTCGCCGCTGTCGCTCTGCTCAGTCTCGGCGTAGGCATCGTCCTCTTCGCCGCCTTCGCCGCCGTAATCTTGTTCGTTGTCGAGCGGAAATTCTTCGTCCATAACTAACTCACCGTTGGGGTAATGTTTTCAAACCGCCTGTTCATCAGGTTCCCCTCTGTAGGCATCCTGGCAGTGGCCTTTAGGGGAGCCAGATCGAAGAAGGTGCTTTGAGGCGCAAGATTCAGTCAAGACACCGCTTGAGCGCTCTCAACCCTACATTAGGGCAGCGCCTGGGGCGCTATGCACGCAACGCACAACAATCTTGACGTTGCCTTTGACCGGGCTTTATACACAGCCGGAGGGGAGCGCTTTTTTGTCGGACGACTGGTTTTTGAGAACGAAGCACGATGCCCCCGGCAGGACTTGAACCTGCGCACAAGGTTTAGGAAACCTCTGCTCTATCCCCTGAGCTACGAGGGCACGTCCTGAGCGATTTTACTGTGTTCTTGCAGCGGTGCGGCAGAGGCAATCTCGACGAATTTCCCGGCGCGCCGGTGCTCTGGTGCTACGATGAGCCTCAATCCTGTCCTGGTGGCTATGGACCTGAAAGACTACATTCGCGATGTTCCCGACTTTCCAGAACCGGGCATTCTCTTTCGCGACATCACGACCCTGCTGGCGGAACCGGGAGCGCTGCGCTACGCGATCGATGCGCTGGCAGACAAAGTAGCGGGTCTGGCCCCCGATTATGTAGCAGGGATCGAATCGCGGGGTTTTATCTTTGGCACCCCCCTGGCTCTCGCCCTCGGCTGCGGCTTTGTGCCGGTGCGCAAGCCGGGTAAGCTACCGGCGGCGGTTTTTCGCGAAGAGTACACCCTCGAATACGGCAAGAACGTCCTTGAGATCCACCAGGATGCTCTGGGGACAGCAAGCCGGGTGCTCGTCGTCGATGATCTGCTTGCCACCGGCGGCACGGCGGCAGCGACAGCCCAACTGATTCACCGGGCAGGCGGCACAGTTGTGGGATTCGGTTTTATCATAGAGTTAACCTTTCTCAATGGGCGTGCAAGGCTGCCGGAGGGTACTCCGGCAGTTGCTCTGGTCTCTTACTAAGTGGGAAGGGGGTGGTGGCAGTATGACCCTGGTAACGGCTGAGCTTGCAGCACTCGAATTGCCGGACTGGCTCAAAGATTGCCTGGAACATCCACACGGTACGCAGGAAGCCAGTACGGCGGGGGGTGAGCCGATCTTGACCAGCGGTGGTCGGACGGTGAGCCTCGATCGCGCTCTGGTGGCCCGCGCCTTTGAATTTGCCTACCGGCTGCACGCCGGTCAGCGCCGCGCCTCCGGTGAGCCCTATATCATCCATCCGGTGCTGGTGGCCGGGATGCTGCGGGAGCTGGGCAGCGACAGCGCGATGGTGGCGGCAGGGTTTTTGCACGACATCATCGAGGACACCGACACCACCCTTGAGGAGTTAGAAAAGCTCTTCGGTGCGCCGGTCAGGCAACTGGTCGAGGGAGTGACCAAACTCTCCAAGTTCACCTTCGACAGCAAAGAAGAGCGCCAGGCCGAAAATTTTCGGCGGATGTTCCTCGCGATGGCCCAGGATATCCGGGTGATCGTCGTCAAGCTCGCCGACCGCCTGCACAACATGCGCACGCTCGACTTTTTGCCCGAGCACAAGCAGCGGCGCATTGCCCGCGAGACGATGGAGATCTTTGCGCCCCTCGCCAACCGCCTCGGTATCTGGCGCTTCAAGTGGGAGCTTGAGGATCTCTCGTTCAAGTACCTCGACCCCGAAGCTTACCGCAACATGCAAAAGCTCGTCTCCCAGAAGCGGGCCGAGCGCGAAGAATTTATCGATGTCGTCGTCAAGACCCTGCGCCGGGAGATCGAACGCCAGCACATCCAGGGCGAGATCACCGGGCGGCCCAAGCACCTCTGGGGCATCTATCAAAAGATGCAGCGCCAGCAAAAAGAATTCCACGAGATCTACGACGTCTCAGCGATCCGGATCATCGTCAGCGAGCAGGAGGAGTGCTACCGGGCGCTGTCGATCGTCCATAACAAGTTCCGCCCGATCCCTGGGCGCTTCAAGGACTACATCGGCCTGCCCAAGCCCAACCGCTACCAGTCGCTGCACACCGCCGTCGTCGGTCCGGAGGGCAAGCCGCTGGAGGTGCAGATTCGGACCCTCGACATGCACCGCACCGCCGAGTACGGCATCGCCGCCCACTGGAAATATAAAGAAGCGGGCTCGGTCGCTGTGAGCAGCCAGGAAGAAAAGTTTACCTGGCTCAGGCAGCTACTGGACTGGCAGAACGACCTCAAAGACGGCGGCGAGTACCTCGAAACCCTCAGAGAAGACCTTTTTTACTCCGAGGTCTACGTCTTCACGCCAAAGGGCGACGTGGTCGAGCTGCCGCGTGGAGCGACGCCAGTCGATTTTGCCTACCGCATCCACACCGAAGTCGGCAACCGCTGCGTCGGAGCGAAAGTCAACGACCGAATGGTGCCCCTCGACTCGCAGCTTAAAAACGGCGACATCGTCGAGATCCTCACCTCCAAAAGCTCGCACCCGAGCCTCGACTGGATCAACTTTGTCGTCACCAGTTCCGCCAAAAACCGCATCCGCCAGTGGTTCAAGCGCGCCCACCGCGATCAAAATATCGACCAGGGCCGCGAGATGCTCGCCCGTGAACTGGGCAAGAGCAACCTCGAAAATCTCCTCAGATCCGACCGGGTGCTCAAGATCGCCCAGCGCCTCAACTACAGCAGCGTCGAGGACATGCTCGCCGCTCTGGGCTACGGGGAGGTGACGCTGGCGAGCGTCCTCAACAAACTGCCAGAAAATACGCCGAGCGCAGCCGAGGCGATCGAGCTGCCGCAGCAAAAGACCGCCGGTGTGCCCGCCCCGAGCGACAAGCCGATTTTGGGCATCGAAGGGATGCCCTACCACCTGGCCAGGTGCTGCAATCCGCTGCCAGGAGAACCGATTATCGGCGTCGTCACCCGCGTCAACCGCTCGATCACCATCCACCACCACGGCTGCCCGAACGCCACCAAAGTCGATCCCGACCAGCTCATTCCCGTCGCCTGGAACCGCAGCTACTCCCAGCCGGGCCGTCCCCACACCTACCCGGTCGAAATCCAGGTAGAGGTGATCGACCGGATCGGGATGCTCAAAGACCTGCTCGATCGCCTCGCCAGCGAGCGGATCAACGTCCGCGACGCACGGGTGAGCACCTATCCCAACTCGACAGCGATCGTCGATCTTAAAATCGACATCACCGGCAAGCAGCAACTCGATCAGGTCACCGCTCAGATGGGCAAAATGGCCGACGTCCTCACGGTGCGGTGTCGCCACCGCCACCGCGAGTAAAAGTTCAACCGATCGCCGCCGCTTCTGAGTGCAGGGCTGCCTCGTCCTGTTCGCCGGTGCGGATGCGCACCACCCGGCTCACCGGCGAGACAAAGATCTTGCCGTCGCCGATCGTGCCGGTTCTGGCCGTGCGCACGATCA harbors:
- a CDS encoding HEAT repeat domain-containing protein yields the protein MDTSLETVREQLASTDPSQRMRALVALRFFSDEEAVPLLYQAIQDPIPLVRVYAAIGLGKKKGKDNFDLLTQLLNNDRDPSVRAEAAGSLGSLGDLRAVDYLLRAYYEDIDWIVRYSAVVSLGQLRDERGYTVLRDALTSATDMIRDAAISALGELSDSRALDVLLPLVSNSDPEVRRRVAQALGLIATEQCRAPLSYLSRDDDKNVAEFARYYLENLDEKPKTQ
- a CDS encoding M91 family zinc metallopeptidase; the protein is MDEEFPLDNEQDYGGEGGEEDDAYAETEQSDSGEEGTEGEPAGAESGDLPLGLLDTESTDYDPNLVYTAFDEQDPAAGGQDFDWQGQDGGNPFGDSFDQEMGGLNFGLEDAPFSTGDQDLNAEAPALDIDQPFSTGDQDLNGDAPALDMDLPTFVPDTSPDDATVASTPTAPLGAAPAGPSFSETRDAKGNITLAGGDRNDTFNVTSHCDHDGNIDGVTVRDGRGRGHDYLGADADHLTIDGGKGDDTIRVDASVHNAMHLVGGDGNDRISGGSGDDRIEGGAGNDDISGGAGKDFIDGGQGNDYLRGGAGKDRLIGGDGNDLISGGADRDYIDGGKGDDELYGNDGDDTIYGGQGKDLVSGDAGNDYLEGGKGDDTVSGGTGDDFVSGGRGNDAVLGGEGNDTLNGGEGKDRLVGSSGDDTLYADSSDRTDGGAGTNRTVAVEFDSTLGSNISFDTNADVDGNPDTPDARALSGDEQAAFRDRVEDDLDLMRSSVNGQQLLRDIDNTGQNVTFRQIDVDNGYADWAGRGVGNNPFLDASGNPAAGQDVTIGYNPNINVEIGGKEETPFEVLYHEMSHGWNITSGTLQSGTYTGADEPAGSANNDERQAVGLPNQGVPFDNDNNPATPASRDNPTYATERGISDELGRQQRPNYTGPLT
- a CDS encoding S9 family peptidase: MVLVCSCLLGGSSLGLSAPVPKIASTLNTPNFLSDYAVTRGFSLGRPLRARPLPGGQGVLFLRSEARSPRLSLYEFDPVSGTAREVLSPEKLSGSSDEQLSPEEKARRERMRVSTTGITSFDLSEDGSKVLVSLSGQLFVYTRNRGSVQKLATSPGTLLDPRFSPDGTQVAYVLEGDLYAFDLAGGKERRLTEGASDELTHGLAEFVAQEEMDRFTGYWWSPDSRFIAYEEADASGVEAWHPSDPAKPGAEIYAQRYPRPGKANVSVRLGILPAGGGRTTWVSWERARFPYLATVKWEQGGPLTLVVQDRHQRQEQVLAVDTTTGQSELLLSESDPAWLNLDQQTPRWLVDGSGFLWTSEREGGPQLELRDRRGQLVRVLLPATSGYIPEKNALAVDERTRQVYYQFGPDPTTTQISRVPLDGGKPEALTSGQGQHLALFAKDFSLSVRSESNPRTLTNWSVYDREGRRIGALPSVALESPFIPHSEIVQVTTPEQLTFYCSLVRPQNFDPARRYPVIVDVYGGPGAQKVSATMVNYLRPQWLADQGFIVVSIDGRGTPGRGRDWERAIAGNFAAIPLDDQVSALKALGKRLHELDLSRVGITGWSFGGYMSALAVLRRPDIFKAAVAGAPVVDWLDYDTHYTERYLGLPADNPQGYEQSSLLTYAAKLERPLLIVHGTSDDNVFFLHSLKLSDALFRAGRDHQILPLSGLTHMVPDPQVRIRLEERTARFFQEHL
- a CDS encoding glycosyltransferase translates to MPVILDVLTDSLHFFSFAFLLAVLLTIFDRTVKRKAALGEWPALLAVHLPAAALSRFFATHGWEFLVPLGVNAVAYLLVRPLMRPFRPSGRLLFLTNTLFIVSSLAWGIAFAAGLEISLPTRLLLFASYPLLILSLPIGVVAMIEQWEVLAREHWLRPRTIRPLGQREEYPRVCLQVPCYAEPPEVVIQTLDRLAALDYPNFEVMVIDNNTKDPELWKPLEAHCERLGERFRFFHVDPLAGAKAGALNFALRHTPSEVEIVGVIDADYHAEADFLSALLGHFDDPRMGFVQTPHDYRDWQRSPYQRLCYWEYKTFFATTMPSLNEKDAGLTVGTMCLIRRRALEEAGGWSEWCQTEDSELAIRIHAAGYTSVYVPQTFGRGLIPETFAGYKKQRFRWTYGPVQEFKHHLKLFLPGRWAEPSALRPLQKLHHMNHGLGPFTTGLNFLLLPVMLAVVASMVIHHEVIAAPPTLWLASSTSLVGSWLLSWLIYRSEMGCSLRDALGAMLAKQALSHTMIMASVRGLFTDRIPWRRTNKFKSLPSGLQALASVKAELLLGLGCLGLGCVLALHQRPGSLAHMLGLGFILQSFAYLPAPLLALIAEGEIQKAHRPLVVRRPAWQLSGRALAGSALGGVAAAALVALGLQAPANQPARTALPVQKARPATTAQIQPRIATAVAGTPEHPPLAAHTFREPGRDIVAALPQRSAPPAPAAQRAEARRSAPLATGQNPQKVAAPPGGEPEQTQPADAELALIPAEEPTTAIQLLAVTTPAVPNCYDPQLKARDYRCFNRKN